The Paeniglutamicibacter sulfureus genome includes a region encoding these proteins:
- a CDS encoding ABC transporter permease, translating into MLKLALANLKTYSRRFIAVTLAVMIGTAFLAATLMVNASATESLKASIGSSYANADLVVTGDYMADMDADDSERPETYSLDAKTLKAIEDIDGVAAVHGVTNSGVSVNAGGRDYYASANTAATNTKLNTTTLASGSLPTGGDQVAVDATYAGEYNISVGDVLEVGSTTAEGKEVSRQVKVSGITAASNDPITGAAMNLTVGQSLLEALSGPGDASYGSITLAAKDGVDLQGLKAPLATALEATGLKYFHINTPDEQIVADVAAFSGGSDQLTIVLLVFALIALVVTGLVVMNTFAVLIAQRTRELALMRTLGALRAQIRSSVLIEALLIGLLASAAGVLLATGIMAGLIAILGATVPEMSFAILAVPAQAIIVPILAGTLITLVAAWVPAGKAMSVSPLAALRPADDAAVGNKAGKVRIVFGLLLLLAGAAALAFGAIQGNILIAFGGGMLSFPGVLMLGSLFLPKTVSAIGKLTSGSSVPGKLASLNAVRNPGRTTATATALLIGVTLVSMMMVGAQTAKTSLGDALGSEYLVDVEVNDYSGTTYPADSLSKVGAMDGVEGLAELTFVGNSKSGQEIFATDPDNLKSVLNSGKQVPAAGQVLVSSNNEGKTMEATGAGGKSGTLDMLITESNALQPVIGWDTATSMLGVTKESVAKDQNARTVLWLKVDDQLDAAAVRSLQTDMADELNVDEFAVGGGVMEKQMFNTVIDMLLMIVSGLLAVAVLIALIGVANTLSLSVLERTRENSLLRALGLTRGQLKAMLATEAVLIGGVAALLGVLLGSAYGLLGAQSVMGAFGAMSVSIPWFQLVAVIAVSVVAALAASIVPARRAAKLAPVQGLASE; encoded by the coding sequence GTGCTGAAACTAGCCCTGGCAAACCTCAAGACGTATTCACGGCGCTTCATCGCCGTGACCCTGGCGGTCATGATCGGCACCGCCTTCCTGGCAGCGACGCTCATGGTCAACGCGTCCGCCACCGAATCCCTGAAAGCCAGCATCGGCTCCTCCTACGCCAATGCAGACCTCGTTGTCACCGGCGACTACATGGCCGACATGGACGCGGACGACAGCGAAAGGCCCGAAACCTACAGCCTCGACGCCAAGACGCTGAAGGCCATCGAGGACATTGACGGCGTGGCCGCCGTCCACGGCGTCACCAACTCCGGGGTGAGCGTCAACGCCGGGGGCAGGGACTACTACGCCTCGGCAAACACCGCCGCCACCAACACGAAGCTGAACACCACGACGCTCGCGTCGGGGTCCCTGCCCACCGGCGGAGACCAAGTGGCCGTCGATGCCACGTACGCCGGTGAATACAACATTTCCGTCGGAGATGTCCTGGAAGTCGGTTCGACCACCGCGGAGGGCAAGGAAGTCAGCCGCCAGGTCAAGGTCTCGGGCATCACCGCTGCCTCCAACGACCCGATCACCGGCGCGGCCATGAACCTGACAGTCGGCCAGTCCCTGCTTGAAGCCCTCTCGGGGCCCGGGGATGCCAGCTACGGCAGCATCACCCTCGCGGCCAAGGACGGAGTTGACCTGCAGGGGCTCAAGGCCCCGCTGGCCACCGCCCTGGAGGCAACCGGCCTGAAATACTTCCACATCAACACCCCGGATGAGCAAATTGTTGCGGACGTTGCCGCGTTCTCCGGCGGCAGCGACCAACTCACGATCGTGCTGCTGGTCTTCGCCCTGATCGCGCTGGTGGTCACCGGGCTGGTGGTCATGAACACCTTCGCCGTGCTCATCGCCCAGCGCACCCGCGAACTGGCCCTCATGCGCACCTTGGGTGCATTGCGCGCCCAGATCCGCTCCTCGGTCCTCATCGAGGCGCTGCTGATCGGGCTCTTGGCCTCGGCCGCCGGCGTGCTACTGGCCACCGGCATCATGGCGGGCCTGATCGCGATCCTGGGTGCGACCGTTCCCGAGATGTCCTTTGCCATCCTGGCGGTACCGGCACAGGCCATCATCGTGCCGATCCTGGCCGGAACGCTGATCACCCTGGTTGCCGCCTGGGTTCCGGCCGGCAAGGCCATGTCAGTCTCCCCGCTGGCTGCCCTGCGCCCGGCCGACGACGCGGCGGTGGGCAACAAGGCCGGCAAGGTGCGCATCGTCTTCGGGCTCCTGCTGCTCCTTGCCGGCGCCGCCGCCCTGGCCTTCGGCGCGATCCAAGGGAACATCCTCATCGCCTTTGGCGGCGGGATGCTCTCCTTCCCCGGCGTCCTGATGCTCGGCTCGCTCTTCTTGCCCAAGACCGTCTCGGCCATCGGCAAGCTGACCTCCGGGTCCAGCGTTCCGGGCAAGCTCGCCAGCCTCAACGCCGTCCGCAACCCCGGACGCACCACCGCCACCGCCACAGCGCTGCTGATCGGCGTCACCTTGGTCTCGATGATGATGGTCGGCGCGCAGACGGCCAAGACCTCCCTGGGCGATGCCTTGGGCAGTGAATACCTGGTGGACGTCGAGGTCAACGACTACTCCGGCACCACCTATCCCGCTGACTCCCTGTCCAAGGTCGGGGCCATGGACGGCGTCGAGGGCCTGGCCGAACTCACCTTCGTCGGCAACTCCAAGAGCGGCCAGGAAATCTTCGCCACCGATCCCGATAACCTCAAGTCCGTGCTCAACAGCGGCAAGCAGGTCCCGGCTGCCGGCCAGGTCCTGGTCTCCTCCAACAACGAGGGCAAGACCATGGAGGCCACCGGTGCCGGTGGCAAGAGCGGCACGCTGGACATGCTGATCACCGAAAGCAACGCGCTGCAGCCGGTCATCGGCTGGGACACCGCCACGTCAATGCTGGGCGTAACCAAGGAATCCGTGGCGAAGGACCAAAACGCCCGCACGGTGCTGTGGCTGAAGGTCGATGACCAGCTCGACGCAGCAGCGGTGCGGTCGCTGCAGACCGACATGGCCGATGAACTGAACGTCGATGAATTCGCCGTGGGCGGCGGGGTCATGGAGAAGCAGATGTTCAACACCGTCATCGACATGCTGCTGATGATCGTCTCGGGCCTGCTGGCCGTCGCGGTGCTGATCGCGCTGATCGGCGTCGCCAACACGTTGAGCCTCTCGGTGCTGGAACGGACCCGGGAGAACTCGCTGCTCCGTGCCCTAGGCCTGACCCGGGGACAGCTCAAGGCCATGCTGGCCACCGAGGCGGTGCTGATCGGCGGGGTCGCCGCCCTGCTGGGCGTGCTGCTCGGATCTGCCTACGGGCTGCTCGGCGCCCAGTCGGTCATGGGTGCCTTCGGCGCCATGAGCGTGTCGATCCCGTGGTTCCAGCTAGTCGCGGTCATCGCCGTGTCCGTCGTTGCCGCGCTGGCCGCCTCGATCGTCCCGGCCCGCCGGGCCGCGAAGCTGGCCCCGGTGCAGGGGCTCGCCAGCGAATAG
- a CDS encoding methylated-DNA--[protein]-cysteine S-methyltransferase — MSELAMHEMDVLRQQLAERAAAEGLIDVSYRLVDSPVGQLMLAATERGVVRVAFAAQDFDAVLGTLAQKIGVRVLHRAAPLDAAAAQLDEYFAHARTGFELSLDHRLSSGYRLQVQLALPSIAYGHTMSYKEMAALTGRPAAVRAVGTACATNPLPIVVPCHRVLRSDGSLGGYLGGLDAKKVLLDLEQDPLG; from the coding sequence ATGAGCGAACTTGCCATGCACGAGATGGATGTCCTGCGGCAGCAACTGGCCGAGCGGGCCGCGGCCGAGGGGTTGATCGACGTATCCTACCGGCTGGTGGATTCCCCGGTGGGGCAGCTGATGCTTGCCGCCACGGAGCGTGGGGTCGTGCGCGTCGCCTTCGCCGCCCAGGACTTCGATGCGGTGCTCGGAACCCTGGCGCAGAAGATCGGGGTGCGCGTGCTGCACCGCGCCGCCCCGCTGGATGCTGCGGCGGCCCAGCTCGATGAGTACTTCGCACATGCGCGGACGGGCTTCGAGCTGTCCCTGGACCACCGGCTTTCCAGCGGCTACCGGCTTCAGGTCCAGCTGGCGCTGCCCTCGATCGCTTACGGCCACACCATGAGCTACAAGGAAATGGCCGCGCTGACAGGGCGTCCGGCTGCGGTGCGTGCGGTGGGAACCGCGTGCGCCACCAACCCGCTGCCGATCGTGGTCCCCTGCCACCGCGTGCTGCGCAGCGACGGGTCTCTGGGCGGATACCTGGGCGGGCTGGACGCCAAGAAGGTCCTGCTCGATCTCGAGCAGGACCCCCTGGGCTAG
- a CDS encoding RNA polymerase sigma factor yields the protein MTTNPAFELVVHMHGTTVLRMCTALLGPGADAQDAWSETFLAALRAYPGLAKGANLEAWLITIARHKAIDILRANHPVPTGQLPETAALPKGLGQLELLESLGSLSELQRKVIGYHYLLGFPYADIPAYLGGSAASLRRAASDGIRALRKELIEAEEES from the coding sequence ATGACAACGAACCCCGCCTTCGAGCTGGTGGTGCACATGCACGGCACCACGGTGCTGCGCATGTGCACCGCACTGCTGGGCCCGGGAGCGGACGCGCAGGATGCCTGGAGCGAAACGTTTCTGGCGGCCTTGCGCGCCTATCCGGGCCTGGCCAAGGGCGCCAACCTCGAGGCGTGGCTCATCACCATTGCCCGGCACAAGGCCATCGACATCCTGCGGGCCAACCATCCCGTGCCCACCGGGCAGCTCCCGGAAACCGCGGCGCTACCCAAAGGTCTGGGACAGCTGGAGCTGCTCGAATCCCTGGGCTCGCTCAGCGAACTGCAACGCAAGGTGATCGGCTACCACTACCTGCTCGGGTTCCCCTACGCGGATATCCCGGCGTACCTGGGCGGCAGCGCAGCTTCCCTGCGCCGGGCCGCGTCCGACGGGATCAGGGCCCTGCGCAAGGAACTTATCGAAGCGGAGGAAGAATCATGA
- a CDS encoding ATP-binding protein encodes MSIEMTLPLSDALNPGQHRLTQIQVINWGTFHGRHTLYVDRAGTLLTGHPGVGKSTLFDGIGHIFHAAPRLNESAHEASTRKDRRTTYSYMRGRRFKTEAGTLYQRPGATWSALALVYEDGLGSNVCIGAIFDLPANGLEGQVGKHYVMGDRVLDTAALEEHGARRFTPSSLQKSLLGFEAFDVHRAFAEKFRRRLGIDNDKAFSLLRTLQNGKGLDKGVNQFFRYEVLEIPATMKAATGAIEDFSHLRGIHRQLEEARAQRDALASVPEQKLRHDELSAELATLNTLVSTQLPAFGAQLATRALRGETAMLSAAVETNAALIEESGIRKATLEAKVASLAEQHEAGGGAGLALLEREAESARKNLADRESVLRTLRENFEAVGLKFTFTASGLQAMRRQAAVSAENLASIAKDARTMEYEAMASVMNLKDRAKKLRLQIDSYAKRGSNIDDRSIAARRAIAASTNLDIEDLPFAGELIDLSPAHGQWRPAAEKALRSLATTLLVRGEDIKAVTRAIDSLSGLGRIRWMDISKTPRDVVAGPGDLVGKLDFKHSPAGTWLHAKIAADYPLACVDSDAGLHVHEKAISLAGTIKTGAGTFERDTRGVAASDYLLGFTNAEKISELETKLAKLEAETTKAAAVADDRSAAKDQLAAKLALLGTLASDDRSFASLDASGALNTLQDLEARMAEALSQSGDLSHVRRSLEAARAELEECVGTLAVARAEATTLSAALDKAQTALRAAGVRDTATEDWAAAKLAASEQLAPLVGRLDEGSPVGTAELEAALNALALSLSESGAELKREAYTLEASLKDTFRAFAREFGNSAAVSFGTSVEAAEHYVALHQGIIEQGLPQHEEEFREYFSNRSYERFSDLLQLLEEERRSIAERISPLNQILADVTFEHGSKLALEVATTIPDEARAFRQALKDALAGAYSSRGAGTLSESYKALEALVDALDDSARAAWRDTVLDVRQHVTISCNEHKPNGEVETGLEPGTLSGGEGQRFTSFIMGAALAYQLGFATAGFTAYGTVMIDEAFIQANSEYAAAGINALQEFGFQLLLAAPEDKIDLSRHLGSVCDIIKHPESNVSGFVASGRSPAVATSIILR; translated from the coding sequence ATGAGCATTGAAATGACCCTTCCGCTCTCTGACGCGCTGAACCCCGGGCAGCACCGGCTGACCCAGATCCAGGTCATCAACTGGGGAACCTTCCACGGCCGGCACACCCTGTATGTGGACCGCGCCGGGACCTTGCTCACCGGGCACCCCGGCGTGGGCAAGTCGACCCTCTTTGACGGCATCGGGCACATCTTCCATGCCGCCCCGCGGCTCAACGAGTCCGCGCACGAGGCCTCCACCCGCAAGGACCGGCGTACCACCTACTCCTACATGCGCGGGCGCCGCTTCAAGACCGAGGCCGGCACCCTGTACCAGCGCCCCGGCGCCACCTGGAGCGCCCTGGCGCTGGTGTACGAAGACGGGCTGGGCTCGAACGTGTGCATCGGCGCGATCTTCGACCTACCCGCCAACGGGTTGGAGGGCCAGGTCGGAAAGCACTACGTCATGGGCGACCGGGTGTTGGACACCGCTGCCCTGGAGGAACACGGGGCACGCCGCTTCACCCCCTCCTCGCTGCAGAAGTCGCTGCTCGGATTCGAGGCCTTCGACGTTCACCGCGCCTTCGCCGAGAAGTTCCGTCGCCGCCTGGGCATCGACAACGACAAAGCGTTTTCCCTGCTGCGTACCCTGCAGAACGGCAAGGGACTGGACAAGGGCGTGAACCAGTTCTTCCGCTACGAAGTACTGGAAATCCCCGCGACCATGAAGGCCGCCACCGGCGCCATCGAAGACTTCTCACACCTGCGGGGCATCCACCGCCAGCTGGAGGAGGCCCGCGCCCAACGCGACGCGCTGGCCTCGGTACCCGAGCAGAAGCTGCGCCACGATGAGCTGAGCGCCGAACTCGCCACACTCAACACCCTGGTATCCACCCAGCTTCCGGCCTTCGGTGCCCAGTTGGCCACCCGGGCGTTGCGGGGCGAAACCGCCATGCTCAGCGCCGCGGTCGAGACCAATGCGGCGCTGATCGAGGAAAGTGGCATCCGCAAGGCCACCCTTGAAGCCAAGGTCGCGTCGCTCGCCGAGCAGCACGAGGCCGGTGGCGGAGCCGGGCTGGCATTGCTGGAGCGCGAGGCCGAGTCCGCCCGCAAGAACCTGGCCGACCGTGAATCGGTCCTGCGCACCCTGCGGGAGAACTTCGAGGCCGTGGGCCTGAAATTCACGTTCACCGCCTCCGGGCTGCAGGCCATGCGCCGGCAGGCTGCCGTCAGCGCCGAGAACCTGGCTTCGATTGCCAAGGACGCGCGCACCATGGAATACGAGGCCATGGCTTCGGTCATGAATTTGAAGGACCGTGCCAAGAAACTCCGGTTGCAGATCGATTCCTATGCCAAGCGCGGCTCCAACATCGATGACAGGTCCATTGCCGCCCGCCGCGCCATTGCCGCCTCCACCAACCTGGACATCGAGGACCTTCCTTTTGCCGGGGAACTGATCGACCTGTCCCCCGCCCACGGCCAATGGCGGCCGGCGGCCGAAAAAGCCCTGCGTTCCCTGGCCACCACCCTGTTGGTGCGCGGCGAAGACATCAAGGCCGTCACCCGCGCCATTGATTCGCTCTCGGGACTGGGCCGGATCCGTTGGATGGACATCTCCAAGACCCCGCGCGATGTCGTCGCCGGCCCCGGGGACCTGGTGGGAAAGCTCGATTTCAAGCATTCGCCGGCCGGCACCTGGCTGCATGCCAAGATCGCCGCCGACTACCCGCTGGCCTGCGTCGATTCGGACGCTGGCTTGCACGTGCACGAGAAGGCCATCTCCCTGGCCGGAACCATCAAGACCGGTGCGGGGACCTTCGAGCGCGACACCCGTGGCGTGGCGGCCTCCGACTACCTGCTCGGCTTCACCAACGCCGAGAAGATCTCCGAGTTGGAGACCAAGCTGGCGAAGCTCGAGGCCGAGACCACCAAGGCCGCCGCGGTGGCAGATGACCGTTCCGCCGCCAAGGACCAGCTCGCGGCCAAGCTGGCGCTGTTGGGCACCCTTGCCAGCGATGACCGCAGCTTCGCCTCGCTGGATGCCTCCGGCGCCCTGAACACCCTGCAGGACCTCGAAGCGCGCATGGCCGAAGCGCTGTCCCAATCCGGGGACCTCTCCCACGTGCGCCGCTCCCTGGAAGCGGCACGTGCCGAACTCGAGGAATGCGTCGGCACCCTGGCAGTGGCCCGCGCCGAAGCCACGACGCTCTCCGCCGCCCTGGACAAAGCGCAAACCGCGCTGCGCGCCGCGGGCGTGCGCGACACGGCTACCGAGGACTGGGCAGCGGCGAAGCTTGCCGCCAGCGAACAGCTGGCGCCGCTGGTCGGCCGGCTGGACGAGGGCTCCCCGGTGGGCACCGCCGAGCTGGAGGCCGCGCTGAACGCACTGGCCCTGTCGCTGTCCGAATCCGGGGCCGAGCTCAAGCGCGAGGCGTACACGCTGGAAGCCTCGCTGAAGGACACCTTCCGGGCCTTTGCCCGCGAATTCGGCAATTCCGCCGCAGTCTCCTTCGGCACCTCGGTGGAGGCCGCCGAGCATTATGTCGCCCTGCACCAGGGCATCATCGAGCAGGGGTTGCCGCAGCACGAGGAGGAGTTCCGTGAGTACTTCTCCAACCGCTCCTACGAGCGCTTCTCTGATTTGTTGCAGCTGCTGGAAGAGGAACGCCGGTCAATTGCCGAACGAATCTCCCCGCTGAACCAGATCCTCGCGGATGTCACCTTCGAGCACGGCTCCAAGCTGGCCCTCGAGGTCGCCACGACGATTCCGGACGAGGCCCGCGCGTTCCGCCAGGCCTTGAAGGACGCCTTGGCCGGTGCGTATTCCTCGCGCGGGGCGGGGACACTCAGCGAGAGCTACAAGGCGCTCGAGGCCCTGGTGGATGCCCTGGATGATTCCGCGCGTGCGGCCTGGCGCGACACCGTGCTGGACGTGCGCCAACACGTGACCATCAGCTGCAATGAGCACAAGCCCAACGGCGAGGTCGAGACCGGCCTGGAGCCCGGCACGCTTTCGGGCGGCGAGGGCCAGCGCTTCACCTCGTTCATCATGGGAGCCGCACTGGCCTACCAGCTGGGCTTCGCCACGGCCGGGTTCACCGCCTATGGCACCGTGATGATCGATGAGGCCTTCATCCAGGCGAACTCCGAATATGCGGCAGCCGGCATCAATGCGCTGCAGGAATTCGGCTTCCAGCTGCTGCTCGCGGCCCCGGAGGACAAGATCGACCTGTCCCGGCACCTGGGTTCGGTGTGCGACATCATCAAGCACCCCGAATCCAATGTCTCCGGCTTCGTGGCCTCGGGCCGCTCCCCGGCCGTGGCCACGAGCATCATTTTGCGATAG
- a CDS encoding DUF4194 domain-containing protein, whose translation MSSPLPTGAIDERRLFEGDTGSFELPLRQLLVRLLRGPYLDGVAEPRLWQLVLDRRADIAAYVAEIFLVLEVDANRKIALLSPVDLEAAHTTAIAPRRALKREETLLALRLRLLLERHAGSGTDAVITREAAREILLEHRAPGDTDDKKLEENTDAALTRLLNLKLILPTELGDEYKVSGALALALPFAAIEEIPDYIKAIERVGTDDTEEFELETEEL comes from the coding sequence ATGAGCAGCCCACTTCCCACCGGCGCGATCGACGAACGCCGCCTCTTCGAGGGTGACACAGGTTCGTTCGAACTGCCGCTGCGCCAGCTGCTGGTGCGCCTGTTGCGCGGCCCCTATCTCGACGGCGTTGCCGAACCCCGGCTCTGGCAACTGGTGCTGGACCGGCGGGCCGACATCGCCGCCTACGTCGCCGAGATCTTCCTGGTGCTCGAGGTGGATGCCAACCGCAAGATCGCGCTGCTGAGCCCCGTGGACCTGGAAGCGGCCCACACCACCGCGATTGCCCCGCGCCGTGCCCTGAAGCGCGAGGAGACCCTGCTGGCATTGCGCCTGCGGCTGCTTCTTGAACGCCATGCCGGTTCGGGCACTGACGCGGTCATCACCCGGGAAGCCGCACGGGAGATCCTGTTGGAACACCGTGCCCCCGGGGACACCGACGACAAGAAGCTGGAAGAAAACACCGATGCGGCCCTGACCCGGCTGCTGAACCTGAAGCTCATCCTGCCCACCGAACTGGGCGACGAGTACAAGGTCTCCGGGGCGCTGGCGCTGGCCTTGCCCTTTGCCGCGATCGAGGAAATCCCCGACTACATCAAGGCCATTGAACGCGTGGGCACCGATGACACCGAAGAATTCGAGTTGGAGACAGAAGAGCTATGA
- a CDS encoding DUF3375 domain-containing protein, giving the protein MRPTHQASPLWSQTQQFRSSAAWKLLSTAPWAVAFLRAEFTSAKPRVGLEVFHASLESFLKVVRSEDPGFNDSMGAAQYADAWVRNQFLARPLVDGHFVYEPTAQTARVLKFLSDFSGDRTNLNSSRLNTLLTSLESLAHETDPDPAARIRALEAEIAQRQEKIASLRDGTSPAVLPREGALAATRSVLDMASGLPADFKRMRDGVQEMLHALRGEIMESSSAKGVAVGAVLEGDKQLRSTPQGETFRGFTEFLNSPEAQVRFREAVNEVLERDFVDALDNQERHTLANLLRELRRQASEVHQSYGRLSESLHAYVQSAEFKEAAILREAVRAAEVAVSSSRVLHSRTPVAPIRLYAPRFTSIAALGIYDPDEHVAPPKLAAPPPLSVADIRRTPSTPGPDIPVLKNAIAAVRAASGGSAGLRETYNSLGDEHRHLNTIRYLIEAARNGGDRIDESTLEEISFTQVNGVTRTALVPAMSFTKDPA; this is encoded by the coding sequence ATGCGACCTACCCACCAGGCGAGCCCGCTGTGGAGTCAGACGCAACAATTCAGGTCGTCCGCCGCCTGGAAATTGCTCTCAACCGCACCCTGGGCCGTGGCCTTCCTGCGCGCCGAGTTCACCAGCGCCAAACCCCGCGTGGGGCTGGAGGTCTTCCATGCCTCCCTCGAATCCTTCCTCAAGGTCGTGCGCTCCGAGGACCCGGGCTTCAACGACTCAATGGGGGCTGCCCAATACGCCGATGCCTGGGTGCGCAACCAGTTCCTGGCCCGACCGCTGGTCGACGGGCACTTCGTCTACGAACCCACAGCGCAAACGGCCCGAGTGCTGAAATTCCTGTCCGATTTCTCCGGGGACCGGACCAACCTGAACTCCTCGCGGCTTAACACCCTGCTCACCTCCCTCGAATCCCTGGCCCACGAAACCGACCCGGACCCCGCTGCGCGCATCCGTGCGCTGGAGGCGGAGATCGCCCAGCGCCAGGAAAAGATCGCTTCCCTGCGCGACGGAACCTCCCCGGCGGTGCTGCCGCGCGAAGGCGCGCTGGCCGCCACCCGCTCGGTGCTGGACATGGCCTCGGGGTTGCCCGCCGACTTCAAGCGCATGCGCGACGGGGTCCAAGAGATGCTCCACGCCCTGCGCGGGGAAATCATGGAGTCCTCCTCCGCCAAGGGCGTGGCCGTTGGCGCGGTGCTGGAGGGCGACAAACAGCTGCGCAGCACTCCGCAAGGAGAGACCTTCCGCGGCTTCACGGAGTTCCTGAACTCCCCCGAGGCCCAGGTCCGGTTCCGCGAGGCGGTCAACGAGGTCCTCGAGCGCGACTTCGTGGACGCACTGGACAACCAGGAGCGCCACACCCTGGCAAACCTGCTGCGGGAATTGCGTCGCCAGGCCTCCGAGGTCCACCAGTCCTACGGCAGGCTCTCGGAGTCGCTGCACGCCTATGTGCAATCGGCCGAGTTCAAGGAAGCGGCCATCTTGCGCGAGGCGGTGCGGGCAGCGGAAGTCGCCGTTTCCTCCTCGCGTGTCCTGCACTCGCGCACGCCGGTGGCCCCCATCCGGCTGTATGCCCCGCGCTTCACCTCCATTGCGGCATTGGGCATCTACGATCCCGACGAACATGTCGCCCCGCCCAAGCTGGCAGCCCCGCCGCCCCTGTCGGTCGCCGACATCCGGCGCACCCCTTCCACCCCGGGTCCCGACATCCCGGTGCTGAAGAACGCGATCGCCGCTGTCCGCGCCGCCTCCGGTGGTTCGGCGGGCCTGAGGGAAACCTACAACAGCCTCGGCGATGAACACCGGCACCTGAACACCATCAGGTACCTCATCGAGGCGGCCCGCAACGGCGGGGACCGCATCGACGAGTCCACCCTCGAGGAAATCAGCTTCACCCAGGTCAACGGCGTCACGCGCACAGCGTTGGTGCCGGCCATGAGCTTCACGAAGGATCCCGCATGA
- a CDS encoding aldo/keto reductase: MTTRVLAGKNVNPLGFGAMNIAHGYSDFPTDREAGRLLHDVLDAGVDHLDTATLYGGHRSENLIGQHLKQRRSEYLLASKGGLALVDGRGQIDGRPETLRAQVDASLQRLQTEHIDLYYLHRLDPKVPIQESVGALAEAVAQGKIGGIGLSEVSVATLRIAHEVHPIAAVQNEYSLATRNPELGMVEACAELGTALVAFSPLYRGFLSGNLRGIDALADGDMRHHMPRFSEENYPHNLELVDRLARLATRLGTTAAALSLAWVLAQGEHVHAIPGTKNPGHFAENLGALRLSLSPAELAEAGEIINQSTIAGARYNVHQQKTIDSEEFQEAR, translated from the coding sequence ATGACTACGCGTGTACTGGCAGGCAAGAACGTCAATCCCCTGGGCTTCGGGGCCATGAACATCGCCCATGGATACTCGGATTTCCCCACCGACCGGGAAGCCGGGCGGCTGCTGCACGACGTGCTGGATGCCGGGGTCGACCACCTTGACACAGCAACCTTGTACGGCGGGCACCGCAGCGAAAACCTCATTGGCCAGCACCTGAAACAGCGCCGGAGCGAGTACCTGCTGGCTTCCAAGGGCGGGCTGGCCCTGGTCGATGGCCGCGGGCAGATCGACGGACGCCCCGAAACTCTCCGCGCCCAGGTCGACGCCTCGCTGCAGCGCCTGCAGACGGAGCACATCGACCTCTATTACCTGCACCGGCTCGACCCCAAGGTCCCGATCCAGGAATCGGTCGGCGCGCTGGCCGAGGCCGTGGCCCAGGGGAAGATCGGCGGCATCGGGCTCTCCGAAGTTTCGGTCGCCACGCTGCGCATCGCGCACGAGGTGCACCCGATTGCCGCGGTGCAAAACGAATACTCGCTGGCCACCCGCAACCCGGAGCTGGGCATGGTGGAGGCCTGCGCCGAGCTGGGGACGGCGTTGGTGGCATTCTCCCCGCTCTACCGGGGCTTCCTTTCGGGCAACCTGCGTGGCATCGACGCGCTGGCCGACGGCGACATGCGGCATCACATGCCACGCTTCAGCGAGGAAAACTACCCGCACAACCTAGAGCTGGTCGACCGCCTCGCACGATTGGCGACACGCCTGGGGACCACCGCCGCCGCGCTCTCGTTGGCCTGGGTGCTGGCGCAGGGCGAGCATGTCCATGCCATCCCTGGAACCAAGAACCCCGGCCACTTCGCCGAGAACCTCGGTGCACTCCGGCTGTCGCTTTCCCCCGCCGAGCTGGCGGAGGCCGGGGAGATCATCAACCAGTCCACGATTGCCGGGGCGCGGTACAACGTCCACCAGCAAAAGACCATCGACAGCGAGGAATTCCAGGAGGCCAGGTAG